In the genome of Quercus robur chromosome 3, dhQueRobu3.1, whole genome shotgun sequence, one region contains:
- the LOC126718704 gene encoding protein PTST homolog 2, chloroplastic isoform X1 has translation MLSLTTTFCSCFRLLVSPNSRPHSRSLPSVVFVTDSRRRRKRRKTVQVHTQLVSSSFVPAKESCGGGFLGFHKPPGFVRRCVKWDSEEGDLALEGEILEFMKESKNPEAFPSKKELVEAGRMDLVDAIAKKGGWLLLGWDLSEEEDEVEQRKVQENVTAWVSDSDSNEIRSSEPVSGFSVNHSQSASSSGRSLEMAAGDESGIEGILNRLERQRNLSFGFDLRSKGNGTSFPSIHAKDDRHLGTSIDATVAGLESSKRASLSSNKRIYNDSGGKLDQNRSHLDDDGLRNSVKPDTWRTWSNQRAGFSAADFEAAEIGFNAMPMDGSRDEILELGGLASDPLNTRKEPISCHEINVNEIQTRLQHLELELTSVLHSVRSNAGQIMSQKDHESSSEKLQKLSDALEFQENEIMDAQDRLRSIRAKLTILEGKMALAIIDAQKVVEEKQERIDDARRALQLLHTTCIVWPNSASEVLLAGSFDGWATQRKMEKSGTGIFSLNLKLYPGRYEIKFIVDGQWKVDPLRPIVKNNGYENNLLIIT, from the exons ATGCTCTCTCTCACAACAACCTTCTGCTCTTGCTTTCGCCTCCTAGTCTCGCCAAACTCTCGGCCCCACTCTCGTTCCCTACCTTCCGTTGTCTTTGTTACCgattcaagaagaagaagaaagaggaggaAAACGGTACAGGTACATACACAGCTCGTGTCTTCGAGTTTCGTGCCGGCGAAGGAGagctgtggtggtggttttttgGGGTTTCACAAGCCGCCTGGGTTCGTGAGGAGGTGTGTGAAGTGGGATAGTGAAGAGGGGGATTTGGCTTTGGAGGGAGAGATTTTGGAGtttatgaaagaatcgaagaaTCCGGAGGCTTTTCCGAGCAAGAAAGAGCTGGTTGAAGCTGGGAGGATGGATTTGGTGGACGCTATTGCCAAGAAAGGTGGTTGGCTCTTGCTGGGTTGGGATTTGagcgaagaagaagatgaggtgGAACAAAGGAAAGTTCAAGAAAATGTTACTGCTTGGGTTTCTGACTCGGACAGCAATGAAATTCGGAGTTCTGAGCCGGTTTCTGGGTTTTCTGTGAATCATTCTCAGTCAGCCTCGTCGTCTGGTAGATCACT GGAAATGGCAGCAGGGGACGAGTCTGGGATTGAGGGTATATTGAACCGGTTGGAGAGACAGAGAAATTTgagttttggttttgatttgagaTCAAAAGGAAATGGTACTAGCTTCCCAAGTATTCATGCTAAAGATGACAGGCATCTTGGAACCTCAATAGATGCG ACAGTTGCTGGACTGGAAAGCAGTAAACGAGCTTCTTTAAGTTCTAATAAACGCATTTACAATGATTCGGGGGGCAAGCTTGATCAGAATAGATCTCACCTAGATGATGATGGTTTAAGAAACTCAGTGAAGCCAGACACGTGGAGAACTTGGAGCAATCAGAGGGCAGGCTTTTCTGCTGCCGATTTTGAAG CTGCTGAAATTGGTTTCAATGCAATGCCAATGGATGGTTCAAGAGATGAGATACTTGAGTTAGGAGGCCTTGCTAGTGATCCTTTAAACAcaaggaaggaaccaatctctTGTCATGAGATTAATGTTAATGAAATACAAACTCGCCTTCAACACCTGGAGTTAGAGCTTACCTCTGTACTTCACTCAGTGAGGTCAAATGCTGGCCAAATAATGTCACAGAAG GACCATGAAAGCTCCTCTGAGAAATTGCAGAAGCTATCGGATGCTTTGGAGTTTCAGGAAAATGAGATCATGGATGCTCAGGACAGATTGCGATCAATACGTGCAAAGTTAACAATATTAGAGGGAAAGATGGCACTGGCAATAAT TGATGCCCAAAAGGTAGTGGAGGAGAAACAGGAGAGAATTGATGATGCTCGTAGAGCTTTACAACTTCTTCATACTACCTGCATAGTTTGGCCCAATTCAGCTTCTGAGGTGCTCTTAGCGGGATCATTTGATGGTTGGGCTACCCAG AGAAAGATGGAGAAGTCAGGTACAGGTATCTTTTCCTTAAACCTGAAGTTGTACCCAGGCAGATATGAG ATCAAATTTATTGTTGATGGTCAATGGAAGGTTGATCCCCTACGCCCTATTGTCAAAAACAATGGATATGAGAATAATCTACTCATAATCACATGA
- the LOC126718705 gene encoding ultraviolet-B receptor UVR8 isoform X1 encodes MMEQQNDNNEEKQEEQEHVQKIWSWGAGTEGQLGTGRLEDEHLPQLLLHHSSSLLPCSDPISQLACGGAHVIALTSGGKVLTWGRGTSGQLGHGDMVNSLCPKVVSSLENNFITHVSAGWSHSGFVSDGGCVFTCGDGSFGQLGHGDYRTHCSPVRVSYFVNKHVEQIACGMRHSLVLLKGGSGDQIYAFGSGKRGQLGISKDKVKSISLPEVTYGLEGVKIVSIAANGDHSATLSVDGCLYTWGRGFSGTPGVQFPQVLPSSLRFTIVAVGWNHALALTGEGEVFMLGGNYHGVLGDLEKMSPAKQFPADSREAILQKVPGLNDIKTVQIAAGAEHSAVVTGKNTFSFLNPYLFFTLC; translated from the exons ATGATGGAACAACAGAATGACaataatgaagaaaaacaagaagaacAAGAACATGTACAAAAAATATGGAGTTGGGGTGCAGGAACGGAAGGGCAACTAGGCACGGGTAGGCTAGAGGATGAGCACCTCCCTCAACTGCTTCTTCATCACTCCTCCTCCCTTCTTCCATGTTCTGACCCCATCTCTCAACTCGCCTGCGGCGGCGCTCATGTTATTGCCTTGACCTCCG GTGGGAAGGTACTCACTTGGGGAAGGGGTACATCTGGTCAACTAGGCCATGGTGACATGGTAAACAGCTTATGTCCAAAGGTTGTGAGTTCGTTGGAAAATAACTTTATTACCCATGTTTCTGCTGGGTGGAGCCACTCTGGATTTGTTTCAG ATGGTGGGTGTGTTTTTACCTGTGGGGATGGTTCGTTTGGTCAGCTTGGGCATGGGGACTACAGGACACATTGCTCTCCTGTAAGAGTCTCATACTTTGTTAATAAGCATGTTGAACAGATAGCATGTGGTATGCGCCATTCACTTGTTTTGTTGAAAG GTGGCTCAGGAGATCAAATCTATGCATTTGGATCTGGGAAACGTGGTCAACTGGGGATCTCCAAGGATAAGGTCAAATCAATTAGTCTTCCTGAAGTAACTTATGGATTGGAAGGTGTCAAAATTGTTAGCATAGCTGCAAATGGAGATCATAGTGCAACTTTATCTG TTGATGGGTGTCTTTACACTTGGGGAAGAGGGTTCAGTGGCACTCCAGGTGTTCAATTTCCTCAGGTTTTACCTTCATCCTTGCGGTTTACCATAGTTGCTGTTGGTTGGAATCATGCTCTAGCATTGACTG GTGAAGGGGAAGTTTTTATGCTTGGTGGCAACTACCATGGAGTCCTTGGTGATCTTGAGAAAATGAGCCCAGCAAAGCAATTTCCTG CAGATTCAAGAGAAGCTATTCTGCAGAAGGTCCCTGGTCTTAATGACATAAAAACTGTGCAAATTGCAGCTGGAGCTGAGCATTCTGCTGTGGTAACAGGCAagaatactttttcttttttaaatccttatttattttttacactcTGTTAG
- the LOC126718706 gene encoding uncharacterized protein At1g27050, with protein MSRNRKRDKPYFSRQVPASLSKRRRPHPPRHDGGEDDGGDVIEDKPIQKPAPPPALVVTGLPTECSVLDLKSRFEIYGSISRIRIVDRDGLAYVMYRAKDSAQAAIAASLDPSFGITIDSKKLQVVWATDPLVQWREGVGVGANKDNTSSSSSKLLRAEVPLSRHGRGNKLASAIVNPKSNNNEGSSSVLDVPFRGREIVAYDDIL; from the exons ATGAGCCGCAATCGCAAGCGAGACAAACCCTACTTCTCCCGCCAGGTCCCGGCCTCTCTGTCGAAACGCCGCCGTCCTCATCCGCCGCGTCACGATGGCGGAGAAGACGACGGCGGCGACGTAATCGAAGACAAGCCGATCCAGAAGCCGGCTCCGCCGCCGGCTCTGGTGGTCACGGGTCTGCCGACGGAGTGTTCGGTTTTGGACTTGAAGTCTCGGTTCGAGATCTACGGCTCGATCTCTCGCATTCGCATCGTAGATCGCGATGGACTCGCGTATGTAATGTACCGAGCTAAGGACTCGGCCCAGGCCGCTATTGCTGCCTCTCTTGACCCGTCGTTTGGGATAACTATTGATTCCAAAAAG TTACAGGTTGTGTGGGCAACTGATCCTCTTGTCCAATGGAGAGAAGGAGTTGGGGTTGGTGCAAACAAGGACAACACATCATCATCTTCGTCTAAGCTTTTGCGGGCAGAGGTACCTCTGAGTAGACATGGAAGAGGTAACAAACTTGCTTCGGCTATAGTGAACcctaaaagtaataataatgaaGGGTCTTCGAGTGTTTTAGATGTGCCGTTTAGGGGCAGAGAAATTGTTGCTTATGATGATATCCTGTAA
- the LOC126718705 gene encoding ultraviolet-B receptor UVR8 isoform X2 has protein sequence MMEQQNDNNEEKQEEQEHVQKIWSWGAGTEGQLGTGRLEDEHLPQLLLHHSSSLLPCSDPISQLACGGAHVIALTSGGKVLTWGRGTSGQLGHGDMVNSLCPKVVSSLENNFITHVSAGWSHSGFVSDGGCVFTCGDGSFGQLGHGDYRTHCSPVRVSYFVNKHVEQIACGMRHSLVLLKGGSGDQIYAFGSGKRGQLGISKDKVKSISLPEVTYGLEGVKIVSIAANGDHSATLSVDGCLYTWGRGFSGTPGVQFPQVLPSSLRFTIVAVGWNHALALTGEGEVFMLGGNYHGVLGDLEKMSPAKQFPDSREAILQKVPGLNDIKTVQIAAGAEHSAVVTGKNTFSFLNPYLFFTLC, from the exons ATGATGGAACAACAGAATGACaataatgaagaaaaacaagaagaacAAGAACATGTACAAAAAATATGGAGTTGGGGTGCAGGAACGGAAGGGCAACTAGGCACGGGTAGGCTAGAGGATGAGCACCTCCCTCAACTGCTTCTTCATCACTCCTCCTCCCTTCTTCCATGTTCTGACCCCATCTCTCAACTCGCCTGCGGCGGCGCTCATGTTATTGCCTTGACCTCCG GTGGGAAGGTACTCACTTGGGGAAGGGGTACATCTGGTCAACTAGGCCATGGTGACATGGTAAACAGCTTATGTCCAAAGGTTGTGAGTTCGTTGGAAAATAACTTTATTACCCATGTTTCTGCTGGGTGGAGCCACTCTGGATTTGTTTCAG ATGGTGGGTGTGTTTTTACCTGTGGGGATGGTTCGTTTGGTCAGCTTGGGCATGGGGACTACAGGACACATTGCTCTCCTGTAAGAGTCTCATACTTTGTTAATAAGCATGTTGAACAGATAGCATGTGGTATGCGCCATTCACTTGTTTTGTTGAAAG GTGGCTCAGGAGATCAAATCTATGCATTTGGATCTGGGAAACGTGGTCAACTGGGGATCTCCAAGGATAAGGTCAAATCAATTAGTCTTCCTGAAGTAACTTATGGATTGGAAGGTGTCAAAATTGTTAGCATAGCTGCAAATGGAGATCATAGTGCAACTTTATCTG TTGATGGGTGTCTTTACACTTGGGGAAGAGGGTTCAGTGGCACTCCAGGTGTTCAATTTCCTCAGGTTTTACCTTCATCCTTGCGGTTTACCATAGTTGCTGTTGGTTGGAATCATGCTCTAGCATTGACTG GTGAAGGGGAAGTTTTTATGCTTGGTGGCAACTACCATGGAGTCCTTGGTGATCTTGAGAAAATGAGCCCAGCAAAGCAATTTCCTG ATTCAAGAGAAGCTATTCTGCAGAAGGTCCCTGGTCTTAATGACATAAAAACTGTGCAAATTGCAGCTGGAGCTGAGCATTCTGCTGTGGTAACAGGCAagaatactttttcttttttaaatccttatttattttttacactcTGTTAG
- the LOC126718704 gene encoding protein PTST homolog 2, chloroplastic isoform X2: protein MLSLTTTFCSCFRLLVSPNSRPHSRSLPSVVFVTDSRRRRKRRKTVQVHTQLVSSSFVPAKESCGGGFLGFHKPPGFVRRCVKWDSEEGDLALEGEILEFMKESKNPEAFPSKKELVEAGRMDLVDAIAKKGGWLLLGWDLSEEEDEVEQRKVQENVTAWVSDSDSNEIRSSEPVSGFSVNHSQSASSSGRSLEMAAGDESGIEGILNRLERQRNLSFGFDLRSKGNGTSFPSIHAKDDRHLGTSIDATVAGLESSKRASLSSNKRIYNDSGGKLDQNRSHLDDDGLRNSVKPDTWRTWSNQRAGFSAADFEAAEIGFNAMPMDGSRDEILELGGLASDPLNTRKEPISCHEINVNEIQTRLQHLELELTSVLHSVRSNAGQIMSQKDHESSSEKLQKLSDALEFQENEIMDAQDRLRSIRAKLTILEGKMALAIIDAQKVVEEKQERIDDARRALQLLHTTCIVWPNSASEVLLAGSFDGWATQVLIFL from the exons ATGCTCTCTCTCACAACAACCTTCTGCTCTTGCTTTCGCCTCCTAGTCTCGCCAAACTCTCGGCCCCACTCTCGTTCCCTACCTTCCGTTGTCTTTGTTACCgattcaagaagaagaagaaagaggaggaAAACGGTACAGGTACATACACAGCTCGTGTCTTCGAGTTTCGTGCCGGCGAAGGAGagctgtggtggtggttttttgGGGTTTCACAAGCCGCCTGGGTTCGTGAGGAGGTGTGTGAAGTGGGATAGTGAAGAGGGGGATTTGGCTTTGGAGGGAGAGATTTTGGAGtttatgaaagaatcgaagaaTCCGGAGGCTTTTCCGAGCAAGAAAGAGCTGGTTGAAGCTGGGAGGATGGATTTGGTGGACGCTATTGCCAAGAAAGGTGGTTGGCTCTTGCTGGGTTGGGATTTGagcgaagaagaagatgaggtgGAACAAAGGAAAGTTCAAGAAAATGTTACTGCTTGGGTTTCTGACTCGGACAGCAATGAAATTCGGAGTTCTGAGCCGGTTTCTGGGTTTTCTGTGAATCATTCTCAGTCAGCCTCGTCGTCTGGTAGATCACT GGAAATGGCAGCAGGGGACGAGTCTGGGATTGAGGGTATATTGAACCGGTTGGAGAGACAGAGAAATTTgagttttggttttgatttgagaTCAAAAGGAAATGGTACTAGCTTCCCAAGTATTCATGCTAAAGATGACAGGCATCTTGGAACCTCAATAGATGCG ACAGTTGCTGGACTGGAAAGCAGTAAACGAGCTTCTTTAAGTTCTAATAAACGCATTTACAATGATTCGGGGGGCAAGCTTGATCAGAATAGATCTCACCTAGATGATGATGGTTTAAGAAACTCAGTGAAGCCAGACACGTGGAGAACTTGGAGCAATCAGAGGGCAGGCTTTTCTGCTGCCGATTTTGAAG CTGCTGAAATTGGTTTCAATGCAATGCCAATGGATGGTTCAAGAGATGAGATACTTGAGTTAGGAGGCCTTGCTAGTGATCCTTTAAACAcaaggaaggaaccaatctctTGTCATGAGATTAATGTTAATGAAATACAAACTCGCCTTCAACACCTGGAGTTAGAGCTTACCTCTGTACTTCACTCAGTGAGGTCAAATGCTGGCCAAATAATGTCACAGAAG GACCATGAAAGCTCCTCTGAGAAATTGCAGAAGCTATCGGATGCTTTGGAGTTTCAGGAAAATGAGATCATGGATGCTCAGGACAGATTGCGATCAATACGTGCAAAGTTAACAATATTAGAGGGAAAGATGGCACTGGCAATAAT TGATGCCCAAAAGGTAGTGGAGGAGAAACAGGAGAGAATTGATGATGCTCGTAGAGCTTTACAACTTCTTCATACTACCTGCATAGTTTGGCCCAATTCAGCTTCTGAGGTGCTCTTAGCGGGATCATTTGATGGTTGGGCTACCCAG GTTCttatatttctataa
- the LOC126718707 gene encoding uncharacterized protein LOC126718707, translating to MAASLLSSPLTSTFSTRRTHLRFSLKHGLFPIKTNKEPIFKSNPRLTCQASRHFGPLLATRDSSDGFLETLEESETLPFFEERPVKFLVLVILWASVSLAWFAASGDAKAATDSIKASSFGLNIASKLRSLSWPDEAVVFALATLPVLELRGAIPVGYWMHLKPVPLTVLSVLGNMVPVPFIILYLKKFASFLAGRSSSASRFLDMLFKRAKEKAGPVEEFQWLGLMLFVAVPFPGTGAWTGAFIASILEMPFWSAVTANFFGVVLAGLLVNLLVNVGLKYAIVTGVILFFISTFMWSLLRNLRKYFSSSKLIN from the exons ATGGCAGCCTCTCTATTATCATCACCATTAACCTCAACATTCTCTACTCGGAGGACCCACCTGAGATTTTCACTCAAGCATGGCCTTTTCCCCATTAAAACTAACAAAGAACCAATTTTCAAGTCAAACCCACGGTTAACATGTCAAGCTTCACGCCATTTTGGTCCTCTTCTTGCAACCAGAGATTCCTCTGATGGGTTTCTTGAGACACTTGAGGAGAGTGAGACTCTGCCATTCTTTGAGGAACGGCCTGTCAAATTTTTAGTCTTGGTGATATTGTGGGCTTCTGTGTCTCTGGCTTGGTTTGCCGCTTCTGGGGATGCTAAGGCTGCTACTGATTCCATTAAAGCCTCGAGCTTTGGCCTAAATATTGCGAGTAAGCTTCGGAGTTTGAGCTGGCCTGATGAGGCTGTTGTATTTGCCTTGGCTACGCTTCCTGTGCTTGAGCTTCGCGGGGCTATTCCTGTTGGGTATTGGATGCACCTCAAGCCTGTTCCCTTAACTGTCCTGTCAGTTCTTGG GAACATGGTCCCTGTGCCCTTCATCATACTATACTTGAAGAAATTTGCATCGTTTCTCGCTGGGAGGAGCTCGTCTGCATCTCGATTCCTGGACATGCTATTCAAGAGGGCCAAAGAGAAGGCTGGCCCTGTGGAAGAGTTTCAATGGCTTGGCCTGATGCTGTTTGTGGCTGTGCCTTTTCCTGGAACAGGAGCATGGACAGGAGCCTTCATAGCTTCTATTCTTGAGATGCCATTCTGGTCAGCTGTAACTGCAAATTTCTTTGGTGTTGTGTTGGCTGGGCTTCTGGTAAATTTGCTGGTAAATGTTGGTCTCAAGTATGCTATTGTTACCGGTGTTatcctcttttttatttccacATTCATGTGGAGCCTCCTTCGAAATCTTAGGAAGTATTTCAGTTCATCAAAAttgataaattga